Proteins encoded together in one Corallococcus soli window:
- a CDS encoding SlyX family protein has product MGQHSPAEKTAMEDKRLVELEIRYTQQQELLQELSDVLYQQGRVIDTLRVELDRLKLKLEAEPGLVDARQQERPPHY; this is encoded by the coding sequence ATGGGGCAGCATTCCCCCGCGGAGAAGACGGCAATGGAAGACAAGCGCCTGGTCGAGCTGGAAATCCGCTACACGCAGCAGCAGGAGCTGCTGCAGGAGCTGAGCGACGTGCTCTATCAGCAGGGGCGCGTCATCGACACGCTCCGCGTGGAGCTGGACCGGCTCAAGCTCAAGCTCGAGGCCGAGCCGGGCCTGGTGGACGCCCGCCAGCAGGAGCGCCCGCCCCACTACTGA
- a CDS encoding tetratricopeptide repeat protein — MNTLEYLQRARELLGRGQPELAESALSDAIDAAVAAEDLVLLTQARFALGELLFQQGRDEEAIPFLQAVVRTERADGSVDAPVIASARMLRQIRGQEPR, encoded by the coding sequence ATGAATACTCTCGAATACCTTCAGCGAGCCCGCGAGTTGCTCGGGCGGGGGCAGCCCGAGCTGGCGGAGTCCGCGCTCAGTGACGCCATTGATGCGGCCGTGGCTGCGGAGGACCTCGTCCTCCTCACCCAGGCCCGCTTCGCGCTGGGGGAGCTGCTCTTCCAGCAGGGCCGCGACGAAGAGGCAATCCCCTTCCTCCAGGCGGTGGTCCGGACTGAACGGGCTGATGGTTCCGTGGACGCCCCCGTCATCGCGTCGGCGCGGATGCTGCGCCAGATTCGGGGACAGGAGCCTCGCTGA
- a CDS encoding tetratricopeptide repeat protein → MRGVLWVCAGALAIHLIPLFLPRNMPEQELAIARATPDINSRLTFLVPLKTNDKATAADLRAAAELLREGAPAEAHDLALEAERRDPTAVETQLLLARICDLERMGRCVEQSLRKANQLAPTDARADLLRADLSEEKGDFAGAMEALARAHQRIPGDVQVGVRYGRLLSRLRQPDEALKVFASLEGRLPPARLLVERGLVFGKEGRGREAVKMLQQAVQADPMLAEGHFQLGLAWAQLGNDDAAEEALRRADRLNVTDTRALATLCTLQVKSGRLEGARQTRSDLERRFPQRMDAIREQCRLP, encoded by the coding sequence ATGCGAGGCGTCCTGTGGGTGTGCGCGGGCGCGCTCGCCATCCACCTCATCCCGCTGTTCCTGCCCCGGAACATGCCCGAGCAGGAGCTGGCCATCGCCCGCGCGACGCCGGACATCAACAGCCGGCTGACCTTCCTGGTGCCGTTGAAGACCAACGACAAGGCGACGGCCGCGGACCTGCGCGCCGCGGCTGAACTCCTGCGCGAAGGCGCCCCGGCGGAGGCCCACGACCTGGCCCTGGAAGCCGAGCGCAGGGACCCCACGGCGGTCGAGACCCAGCTCCTGCTCGCCCGCATCTGCGACCTGGAGCGGATGGGGCGCTGCGTGGAGCAGTCCCTGCGCAAAGCCAACCAGCTCGCACCGACAGACGCCCGGGCGGACCTCCTTCGGGCGGACCTGAGTGAAGAGAAGGGCGATTTCGCCGGTGCCATGGAGGCCCTCGCCCGGGCCCACCAGCGCATCCCTGGCGATGTCCAGGTCGGGGTGCGCTACGGACGGTTGCTCAGTCGCCTGAGGCAGCCCGATGAGGCGCTGAAGGTCTTCGCCTCGCTGGAAGGAAGGCTGCCTCCGGCCCGGCTCCTGGTGGAACGGGGTCTCGTGTTCGGCAAGGAGGGACGGGGGCGGGAAGCCGTGAAGATGTTGCAGCAGGCAGTCCAAGCAGACCCGATGCTCGCGGAGGGCCACTTCCAGCTTGGACTCGCGTGGGCCCAGCTCGGGAACGACGATGCCGCCGAGGAAGCCCTGCGGCGAGCGGACCGCCTGAACGTCACGGACACGCGGGCGCTGGCCACCCTGTGCACGCTCCAGGTGAAGTCCGGACGGCTTGAGGGAGCACGTCAGACACGCAGCGACCTGGAGCGGCGCTTCCCCCAGCGGATGGATGCCATCCGAGAGCAGTGCCGGCTGCCCTGA
- a CDS encoding DUF7577 domain-containing protein, translating to MKRVQFSVHRTVGEARMLAGALEAAGLSVDVRGESLAPLSGEIPSTEAWVELWLWPQELEAGRQVLAELQANQEASNRSVTCPRCGEEIPANFELCWSCGLELPSNLRPHLRAV from the coding sequence ATGAAGCGCGTGCAGTTCTCCGTGCACCGCACGGTCGGAGAGGCGCGGATGCTGGCGGGCGCCCTGGAAGCGGCCGGTCTCTCGGTCGACGTTCGTGGCGAGTCCCTGGCTCCGCTGAGTGGTGAAATCCCCAGCACCGAGGCCTGGGTGGAGCTGTGGCTATGGCCGCAGGAGCTGGAAGCTGGACGGCAGGTCCTCGCCGAGCTCCAGGCCAACCAGGAGGCCTCGAACCGGTCGGTGACCTGCCCCCGCTGCGGTGAGGAGATCCCGGCCAACTTCGAACTCTGCTGGAGCTGCGGGCTGGAGCTCCCCTCGAACCTGCGCCCCCACCTCCGAGCCGTCTAG
- a CDS encoding TonB-dependent receptor domain-containing protein, translated as MPTPGHVESDTPASANKPQAPASAPSTEPGGPLSSPGIAPQALPSASPSPSAPPTEPGHPAAPAPTTASDATPPPEPSVPDEGTKQRATVVRGARPARSASEVTIGRDILDTAPRTNAVDVLRVVPGLVASQHSGEGKAQQLFLRGFDALHGQDVELNVGGLPVNEVSHIHALGYADTNFIIPELVQSLEVTEGSYRAFQGDFAVAGTVRMDLGAREQGVEFAGTLGQFGQRRLVVTVRPGEDPGTFAAAELGEGEGFGPQRAYGRASLLAQAQFDLGHGLKARVLGGSYFTRFDSPGVVREDDLEAGRRTFYSGSFPRQGGTVSRHQLLFGVDLPREGTARTRLEAFGILSDLRLRNNFTGYRVDDRGDGLEQTNGGSTLGLRAEHRRQVTLFDQPVSLELGLGGRRDGIQQTQRRYRETDGTFFAEEVDAEITQTDVWGYAEARLPLGRWAFQLGGRADALGIEVFDALAFRDPRFYDGQGYSRSAFGVHWGAKAGIEYALTDTWALFASYGDGFRSPQARSLSEGEQAPFVNVRGAELGTRSEGQRLSFQASLFGSQVEDDFFFDHTVGTTVFTGETLRTGLSAALQARPLPGLTAALSATVANATVTKTDARLPYFAPLVARADLGWERPLPGLGALLSLGTGLTLIGPRPLPYDEFSRTVFLADAQAALRRGAFALRLDVKNLLNTRWRDGEFVYSSRFDPSTPPSLVPARHFTAGSPRTASLTLEVHL; from the coding sequence ATGCCCACGCCTGGCCATGTCGAAAGCGACACACCGGCATCAGCCAACAAGCCGCAGGCGCCAGCCTCCGCACCGTCGACCGAACCGGGGGGGCCGCTCAGCAGCCCGGGCATCGCGCCGCAGGCGCTCCCCTCCGCGTCTCCAAGTCCGAGCGCCCCACCCACCGAGCCAGGACACCCCGCCGCGCCAGCTCCCACCACCGCTTCTGACGCGACCCCACCGCCTGAACCTTCCGTCCCGGACGAAGGCACGAAGCAGCGCGCCACCGTGGTGCGAGGCGCGCGTCCGGCGCGAAGCGCATCGGAGGTGACCATCGGCCGGGACATCCTCGACACGGCGCCGCGCACGAACGCGGTGGACGTGCTGCGGGTGGTCCCGGGCCTCGTGGCCTCGCAGCACAGCGGCGAGGGCAAGGCGCAGCAGCTCTTCCTCCGAGGCTTCGACGCGCTACATGGCCAGGACGTCGAGCTGAACGTCGGTGGACTGCCGGTGAACGAGGTGAGCCACATCCACGCGCTCGGCTACGCGGACACCAACTTCATCATCCCGGAGCTCGTGCAGTCGCTGGAGGTCACGGAGGGCTCCTACCGAGCCTTCCAGGGAGACTTCGCGGTCGCGGGCACCGTGCGGATGGACCTGGGCGCCCGGGAGCAGGGCGTTGAGTTCGCGGGAACCCTGGGCCAGTTCGGCCAGCGTCGCCTCGTCGTGACCGTCCGTCCGGGAGAGGATCCCGGCACCTTCGCCGCGGCCGAGCTGGGCGAGGGTGAAGGCTTCGGCCCGCAGCGGGCCTACGGTCGCGCCTCCCTCCTCGCGCAGGCCCAATTCGACCTGGGCCACGGCCTGAAGGCCCGGGTCCTCGGGGGCAGCTACTTCACGCGCTTCGACTCACCGGGCGTGGTGCGCGAGGACGACCTGGAAGCCGGCCGGCGCACGTTCTACTCCGGCTCCTTCCCACGCCAGGGCGGAACGGTGTCCAGGCACCAGCTCCTGTTCGGCGTGGACCTGCCGCGAGAAGGCACGGCGCGCACGCGGCTGGAGGCCTTCGGAATCCTCTCGGACCTGAGGCTGCGCAACAACTTCACCGGCTACCGCGTGGACGACCGGGGTGACGGCCTGGAGCAGACGAACGGAGGCTCCACGCTGGGCCTGCGCGCCGAGCACCGCCGCCAGGTCACCCTCTTCGACCAGCCCGTCTCGTTGGAGCTGGGCCTGGGAGGAAGACGGGACGGCATCCAGCAGACGCAGCGCCGCTACCGCGAAACGGATGGCACCTTCTTCGCGGAGGAAGTGGACGCGGAAATCACCCAGACGGATGTCTGGGGTTACGCCGAAGCCAGGCTCCCCCTCGGCCGCTGGGCCTTCCAACTGGGAGGCCGCGCCGACGCCCTGGGCATCGAGGTCTTCGACGCGCTCGCCTTCCGGGACCCGCGCTTCTACGACGGCCAGGGTTACTCACGCAGCGCCTTCGGGGTGCACTGGGGCGCGAAGGCAGGCATTGAGTACGCCCTCACGGACACCTGGGCCCTCTTCGCCAGCTATGGCGACGGCTTCCGCTCGCCCCAGGCACGAAGCCTCTCCGAGGGAGAACAAGCCCCCTTCGTGAACGTGCGTGGCGCGGAGCTGGGGACCCGGAGCGAAGGGCAACGTCTGTCCTTCCAGGCCAGCCTCTTCGGCTCGCAGGTGGAGGATGACTTCTTCTTCGACCACACCGTGGGCACCACCGTGTTCACGGGAGAGACGCTGCGCACGGGCCTCTCCGCCGCCTTGCAGGCCCGTCCCCTGCCGGGCCTCACGGCCGCGCTGAGCGCCACGGTCGCGAACGCGACGGTGACGAAGACAGACGCGCGCCTGCCCTATTTCGCGCCGCTGGTCGCGCGAGCGGACCTGGGCTGGGAGCGACCGCTGCCCGGCCTGGGGGCCCTGCTGTCATTGGGGACGGGGCTCACCCTCATCGGCCCCCGGCCCCTGCCCTACGACGAGTTCAGCCGCACGGTGTTCCTCGCGGACGCACAAGCCGCGCTGCGACGGGGCGCCTTCGCCCTGCGGCTCGACGTGAAGAACCTGCTGAACACGCGCTGGCGGGACGGCGAGTTCGTCTACAGCTCGCGCTTCGACCCAAGCACGCCGCCCAGCCTCGTACCGGCCCGGCATTTCACCGCGGGGTCGCCACGCACGGCCTCGCTCACCCTGGAGGTCCACCTGTGA